The following coding sequences lie in one Musa acuminata AAA Group cultivar baxijiao chromosome BXJ1-8, Cavendish_Baxijiao_AAA, whole genome shotgun sequence genomic window:
- the LOC135588690 gene encoding protein-L-isoaspartate O-methyltransferase-like isoform X4 has translation MERLWTSGSHGKNKELVERLQLYGIIKSKKVAEVMEAIDRGVFVPPGSAPYVDSPVPIGYNATISAPHMHAACLELLEEHLQPGMKALDVGSGTGYLTACFVMMVGPQGRAVGVEHIPELVDFSINNIKNSAASTLLKEGSLSVHVTDGRLGWPDLAPYDVIHVGAAAPEIPQPLIDQLKPGGRMVIPVGTIFQDLQVVDKKMDGSVSIRSETPVRYVPLTSKAAQLHNN, from the exons ATGGAG AGGCTTTGGACTAGTGGATCACATGGTAAAAACAAAGAACTGGTAGAACGCTTGCAGCTGTATGGAATTATCAAGTCAAAGAAAGTGGCAGAAGTAATGGAGGCAATTGACAGGGGGGTTTTCGTACCACCTGGCAGTGCACCTTATGTTGATTCTCCTGTGCCAATAGGTTATAATGCAACTATTTCTGCTCCTCATATGCATGCAGCTTGTCTAGAGCTTTTGGAGGAGCATCTGCAGCCAGGAATGAAAGCTCTGGATGTTGGATCAG GGACTGGCTACTTAACAGCATGCTTTGTGATGATGGTTGGACCACAAGGTCGTGCTGTAGGGGTTGAACACATTCCTGAACTAGTTGATTTTTCAATCAACAACATCAAGAATAGTGCAGCATCAACACTTTTGAAGGAAGGTTCATTGTCTGTCCACGTTACCG ATGGAAGACTAGGGTGGCCGGATCTGGCACCCTATGATGTCATTCATGTCGGGGCTGCTGCCCCTGAGATCCCTCAGCCGCTGATCGATCAATTGAAACCTGGTGGCCGAATGGTGATCCCGGTAGGAACCATTTTCCAGGATCTGCAGGTGGTTGACAAGAAGATGGACGGCTCAGTGAGTATCCGAAGTGAAACACCTGTACGCTATGTTCCGCTGACAAGTAAAGCAGCACAACTGCACAACAACTGA
- the LOC135588690 gene encoding protein-L-isoaspartate O-methyltransferase-like isoform X2, which produces MEVLRSLLPPSLRRLWTSGSHGKNKELVERLQLYGIIKSKKVAEVMEAIDRGVFVPPGSAPYVDSPVPIGYNATISAPHMHAACLELLEEHLQPGMKALDVGSGTGYLTACFVMMVGPQGRAVGVEHIPELVDFSINNIKNSAASTLLKEGSLSVHVTDGRLGWPDLAPYDVIHVGAAAPEIPQPLIDQLKPGGRMVIPVGTIFQDLQVVDKKMDGSVSIRSETPVRYVPLTSKAAQLHNN; this is translated from the exons ATGGAGGTACTTCGTTCACTTCTCCCTCCTTCCCTTCGC AGGCTTTGGACTAGTGGATCACATGGTAAAAACAAAGAACTGGTAGAACGCTTGCAGCTGTATGGAATTATCAAGTCAAAGAAAGTGGCAGAAGTAATGGAGGCAATTGACAGGGGGGTTTTCGTACCACCTGGCAGTGCACCTTATGTTGATTCTCCTGTGCCAATAGGTTATAATGCAACTATTTCTGCTCCTCATATGCATGCAGCTTGTCTAGAGCTTTTGGAGGAGCATCTGCAGCCAGGAATGAAAGCTCTGGATGTTGGATCAG GGACTGGCTACTTAACAGCATGCTTTGTGATGATGGTTGGACCACAAGGTCGTGCTGTAGGGGTTGAACACATTCCTGAACTAGTTGATTTTTCAATCAACAACATCAAGAATAGTGCAGCATCAACACTTTTGAAGGAAGGTTCATTGTCTGTCCACGTTACCG ATGGAAGACTAGGGTGGCCGGATCTGGCACCCTATGATGTCATTCATGTCGGGGCTGCTGCCCCTGAGATCCCTCAGCCGCTGATCGATCAATTGAAACCTGGTGGCCGAATGGTGATCCCGGTAGGAACCATTTTCCAGGATCTGCAGGTGGTTGACAAGAAGATGGACGGCTCAGTGAGTATCCGAAGTGAAACACCTGTACGCTATGTTCCGCTGACAAGTAAAGCAGCACAACTGCACAACAACTGA
- the LOC135588690 gene encoding protein-L-isoaspartate O-methyltransferase-like isoform X5 has product MDDRNLVCPLQETNKEASLRDSWILASEYGRSVHRLWTSGSHGKNKELVERLQLYGIIKSKKVAEVMEAIDRGVFVPPGSAPYVDSPVPIGYNATISAPHMHAACLELLEEHLQPGMKALDVGSGTGYLTACFVMMVGPQGRAVGVEHIPELVDFSINNIKNSAASTLLKEGSLSVHVTDFLLHRQ; this is encoded by the exons ATGGATGATCGGAATTTGGTGTGTCCGCTTCAAGAAACGAATAAAGAAGCAAGTctcagagactcttggattcttgCGAGTGAATACGGGCGATCGGTTCAC AGGCTTTGGACTAGTGGATCACATGGTAAAAACAAAGAACTGGTAGAACGCTTGCAGCTGTATGGAATTATCAAGTCAAAGAAAGTGGCAGAAGTAATGGAGGCAATTGACAGGGGGGTTTTCGTACCACCTGGCAGTGCACCTTATGTTGATTCTCCTGTGCCAATAGGTTATAATGCAACTATTTCTGCTCCTCATATGCATGCAGCTTGTCTAGAGCTTTTGGAGGAGCATCTGCAGCCAGGAATGAAAGCTCTGGATGTTGGATCAG GGACTGGCTACTTAACAGCATGCTTTGTGATGATGGTTGGACCACAAGGTCGTGCTGTAGGGGTTGAACACATTCCTGAACTAGTTGATTTTTCAATCAACAACATCAAGAATAGTGCAGCATCAACACTTTTGAAGGAAGGTTCATTGTCTGTCCACGTTACCG ACTTTCTGCTTCATCGACAGTAG
- the LOC135588690 gene encoding protein-L-isoaspartate O-methyltransferase-like isoform X1: MDDRNLVCPLQETNKEASLRDSWILASEYGRSVHRLWTSGSHGKNKELVERLQLYGIIKSKKVAEVMEAIDRGVFVPPGSAPYVDSPVPIGYNATISAPHMHAACLELLEEHLQPGMKALDVGSGTGYLTACFVMMVGPQGRAVGVEHIPELVDFSINNIKNSAASTLLKEGSLSVHVTDGRLGWPDLAPYDVIHVGAAAPEIPQPLIDQLKPGGRMVIPVGTIFQDLQVVDKKMDGSVSIRSETPVRYVPLTSKAAQLHNN, from the exons ATGGATGATCGGAATTTGGTGTGTCCGCTTCAAGAAACGAATAAAGAAGCAAGTctcagagactcttggattcttgCGAGTGAATACGGGCGATCGGTTCAC AGGCTTTGGACTAGTGGATCACATGGTAAAAACAAAGAACTGGTAGAACGCTTGCAGCTGTATGGAATTATCAAGTCAAAGAAAGTGGCAGAAGTAATGGAGGCAATTGACAGGGGGGTTTTCGTACCACCTGGCAGTGCACCTTATGTTGATTCTCCTGTGCCAATAGGTTATAATGCAACTATTTCTGCTCCTCATATGCATGCAGCTTGTCTAGAGCTTTTGGAGGAGCATCTGCAGCCAGGAATGAAAGCTCTGGATGTTGGATCAG GGACTGGCTACTTAACAGCATGCTTTGTGATGATGGTTGGACCACAAGGTCGTGCTGTAGGGGTTGAACACATTCCTGAACTAGTTGATTTTTCAATCAACAACATCAAGAATAGTGCAGCATCAACACTTTTGAAGGAAGGTTCATTGTCTGTCCACGTTACCG ATGGAAGACTAGGGTGGCCGGATCTGGCACCCTATGATGTCATTCATGTCGGGGCTGCTGCCCCTGAGATCCCTCAGCCGCTGATCGATCAATTGAAACCTGGTGGCCGAATGGTGATCCCGGTAGGAACCATTTTCCAGGATCTGCAGGTGGTTGACAAGAAGATGGACGGCTCAGTGAGTATCCGAAGTGAAACACCTGTACGCTATGTTCCGCTGACAAGTAAAGCAGCACAACTGCACAACAACTGA
- the LOC135588690 gene encoding protein-L-isoaspartate O-methyltransferase-like isoform X3, whose product MPYLRLWTSGSHGKNKELVERLQLYGIIKSKKVAEVMEAIDRGVFVPPGSAPYVDSPVPIGYNATISAPHMHAACLELLEEHLQPGMKALDVGSGTGYLTACFVMMVGPQGRAVGVEHIPELVDFSINNIKNSAASTLLKEGSLSVHVTDGRLGWPDLAPYDVIHVGAAAPEIPQPLIDQLKPGGRMVIPVGTIFQDLQVVDKKMDGSVSIRSETPVRYVPLTSKAAQLHNN is encoded by the exons ATGCCCTATCTG AGGCTTTGGACTAGTGGATCACATGGTAAAAACAAAGAACTGGTAGAACGCTTGCAGCTGTATGGAATTATCAAGTCAAAGAAAGTGGCAGAAGTAATGGAGGCAATTGACAGGGGGGTTTTCGTACCACCTGGCAGTGCACCTTATGTTGATTCTCCTGTGCCAATAGGTTATAATGCAACTATTTCTGCTCCTCATATGCATGCAGCTTGTCTAGAGCTTTTGGAGGAGCATCTGCAGCCAGGAATGAAAGCTCTGGATGTTGGATCAG GGACTGGCTACTTAACAGCATGCTTTGTGATGATGGTTGGACCACAAGGTCGTGCTGTAGGGGTTGAACACATTCCTGAACTAGTTGATTTTTCAATCAACAACATCAAGAATAGTGCAGCATCAACACTTTTGAAGGAAGGTTCATTGTCTGTCCACGTTACCG ATGGAAGACTAGGGTGGCCGGATCTGGCACCCTATGATGTCATTCATGTCGGGGCTGCTGCCCCTGAGATCCCTCAGCCGCTGATCGATCAATTGAAACCTGGTGGCCGAATGGTGATCCCGGTAGGAACCATTTTCCAGGATCTGCAGGTGGTTGACAAGAAGATGGACGGCTCAGTGAGTATCCGAAGTGAAACACCTGTACGCTATGTTCCGCTGACAAGTAAAGCAGCACAACTGCACAACAACTGA